DNA sequence from the Gammaproteobacteria bacterium genome:
AATAGCGCGGCACAGGGATGTGCCGCCATTGGCGCAAGTCAATGCGAGCCCGCGAAATACCAGCCATTTCGCACAATGGCGCCCGTATTTCGCGGGCGGCAATCAAACAGGTCAGGACGACCTGTTTGATTGCCGGGTTAATAACTTAAATCGTCGTTGCATAAGTATCCGGTCGAGCAGGAGGCGGGCTTACACCCGCCGTCCTCTCACACCACCCGTTTCCGGCTCTCCGGCTGCCGGGCCGGGAAGGGGGCATCCACCCCCACGTCAGCCCCCAGCCCGGAGCGCACCCCCAGTCACGGCGCTGCATGTCAGGCGCGACGCTATAAAAAAAGCCGACGCAAGCGTCGGCTTTTTTGCGAGGCAAGACAAACTGGCTTACGCGCCCAAACCCCGGATATGCTGGTTCAAGCGGCTCTTGTGACGAGCCGCCTTGTTCTTGTGAATAATACCCTTACGCGCCATATGGTCGATCACAGGGACGGCGGCGAGGTAGGCAGCCTGCGCCTTGTCCTTGTCACCTGCTTCAACGGCAAGAACGACCTTCTTGATGGCGCCACGTACCTGGGTGCGATCCGCTGCATTGCGTTGCCGGCGTACTTCGGCCTGACGGGCGCGCTTGCGGGCTTGTGCAGAATTGGCCAAGGGATGCTCCTTAGACGAATACGGTTATAGCTAAGCGGGGCATTATGCGAGCTTTCAGGGTGAACGTCAACCAAAAACCTCTTCCAACGAGACATGAGCCTGAAGGGGTCTGGGTTTGGGACCATCGGAGGGTGATCGTCACACTCAAGACCCACGGGCTCCAGTACATGGAGCAGATCCGCGCCTTTTTCAAGGGCACACCCCCCTCGGTTTTGAGGTGCCAAGTCAAGAGGCTCTCTGCGACTGGATCGCCGGCGGGCTGGGACGTCTCGGCTATTTCCGCCTCGGCAAGGGCTGCTGACCAAGGCCCGGTGTATGCCGAGAACCACCAGCCCTGCTGTCTGCTGGCGGCCGTGAAAGATGGCGGTGTGGAATGAGCGCTCATGGCTTGGGCGCCTTCGTCCATGTTTTTCTGCACATTCGATCTGCTTCGTGACCATGCCGGAAGGTGGCGTTTCCGGGCGGTGTTGTCACGCTTGACAGAAAGTCGCCGGCCGCGACAATGGCACCATGACCGAGCTGCCTCCTTACACCGTCCGTATCAGTGCCCGCGCCAAGCGCTTGCAGCTGAAAGTGTCGGGCTACGGCGAAGTGGTGGTGGTGGTGCCCCGGCGGATGGACCCCCGCCATGGCGATGCCTTTGTGGCCCGGCACGCCGCCTGGTTGCGGGAGACGCTGGCAGGAATCGCCCCGCCCGGAAAAACCGAACTGTTGCCCACGCGCATCGCTCTGCCCGCCCTGGACAGGGTCTGGGACGTGCGCTACGAGAGCGCCACGGCCTCCTGCCGGGACCGCTTGGCAGCCACCGCCGCCACCTTGCAAGTGCCGGCCGGCAGTTCCGCCACCCAACGCGCCCTGCTGCAGGCCTGGCTCAGCCGGCAGGCCAAAGCGGCCCTGCCTCCGCGGTTGGAACGGCTGAGCCGCGAGCTGGGTCTGCCTTATGCCAAGGTGACAGTACGGGCGCAGAAGACCCGCTGGGGCAGTTGCTCGGCGCGCCACCACATCAGCCTCAACCGCAACCTGCTGTTCCTGGAACCGGAGCTGGTGCGGTATTTGTTCATCCACGAGTTGTGCCACACGGTGCACCTGAACCATTCGCCCCGCTATTGGGCGCTGGTGGCTACCTTCGCGCCGGACTATCGCGACCGGGAACGGGCCCTGGGGCACGCCATGCAGCAGGTTCCCCGCTGGGCGGCGCCGGGCCGCTGACAGCAGCTCACAGCAATACCACGGTGGCTGTCCCCAGAAACACCATGAATCCCACCACATCGGTGACCGTGGTCAGCACCACCGAGCCGGCCAGGGCCGGGTCCACTCCCAGCCGCCTGAGCAACAGGGGAATGGTGGCGCCGGCGACGGCGGCGATAATGAGGTTGGTGACCATGGCCAGGGCGATGATGGCGCCAATGGCAACATCTCCAAACCAGACCAGGGCCACCAAACCCACCACCAGCGCCCACAGCAGGCCGTTGAGGGCACCCACCGCCAGCTCCTTTTTGAACAAGTCCCAGGCGTTGGCGGCGCTGATCTGGCCCAGGGCGATGCCACGGATGACCAGGGTCAGGGTCTGGCTGCCGGCGATGCCGCCCATGCTGGCGACAATGGGCATGAGTACGGCCAGGGCCACCACTTGCTGGATGGTGGCTTCAAACAGGCCGATGACCCAGGAGGCGAGAAAGGCCGTGCCCAAATTCACCCCCAGCCAGACGGCCCGGCGCCGGGCGCTTTGGGGGACGGGAGCGAACATGTCCTCTTCTTCTGACAGACCCGCCATGCTCATGAGGGAGTGATCAGCTTCCTGGCGGATGACGTCCACCACGTCGTCAACCGTGATGCGGCCCAACAACCGGCCCTGTTCATCCACCACCGGCGCCGACACCAGGTCGCGATGCTCGAACAGGGCGGCCACGTCGCTGGCGGACTGGTGCGCTTCAATAGGTTCCACGTCGGTGGTCATGACTTCACTGACCATGTGGGCGGGTTCCTGGGTGAGCAGATCGGTGAGGGACAACAAGCCCAGGTAGGTGTCGTCCCGCTTCACGACGATGAGGCTGTCGGTCATCTCGGGAATCTCGCCGCGCCAGCGCAAGTAGCGCAGCACCACGTCCAGGGTCACGTCGGGCCGCACGGTCAGGGTGTCGGTGTTCATGAGGCCGCCGGCAGTGTCCTCGTCGTAGGACAGCACGGCCTCCACCCGCTCGCGGTCTTGCGCGTTCATGGAGCGCAGCACTTCCTCCACCACCGCCGCGGGCAAATCCTGGATGAAGTCGACAAGGTCGTCGGTTTCGAGATGTTCGCTGGCCGCCACCAGTTCGTGGGGGGCCATCTCCTTGATCAGGCCGCTGCGCACGTCATCGCTCAAATGGAGCAGCACGTCGCCTTCCAGGTCCGGGCTGACCAATTCCCAGGCCAGTTCGCGTTCCTCCGCTGGCAGGGACTCCAGGAGATGGGCGATTTCGGCGGGATACAAGCCGTTGAGCATGCGCCGCACGCTGTTCAGCGCGCCGCTTTCCAGGGCTTCGGTAAAGCTGCGCAGATGCTCCTGGCTGTGGGCGCGCTCTGGGGATTCCGGCATGGCCACCTCTTGCAAGCAATGGGTCAGATAGTGATTTCGCGCCGATGATGATAGCGGATCGGCGCAGCGGAAGACGGACCGACCCGCTTGGACCGGCCGAGCCAGCACGTGTTCAACGGGGCAGGATCACGCCGGTTCGGCGGAGCCCCAACCGCGATGGAGAGAACGGCGACCTTACTCCGCTTCGCCGAAACGGTCCGCGACCAGTTTTTCCAGGCGCCGGACGGCAGCCTGTTCGTCGTTGCCGTCGGCGATGATGCACAGGGTCGTCCCCCGGGCAGCCGCCAACATCATCAGACCCATGATGCTTTTGCCGTTGACCACCTGCTCGCCCCGCAGCACGTGTATCCGGCATTGGAAGGCGGACGCGGTGGTCACGAATTTCGCCGCGGCACGGGCGTGCAGGCCGAGCTTGTTAACGATGGTGACTTCCACACGTATCATGGGATTCCGCACTACGACAGGCAGTGGAAAATGCCGTCCCGCCCTCCGGTTTCCGCTTTGACCGCCAGATCCGCCAGGCTCAGTTCCGGATAGTTCATCACCCGCACCAACATGGGCAGATTGACGCCGCTGATGACCTTCACGCGATCGCCGTCCGCCAGGCTGGAGGCGATATTGCTGGGCGTGGAGCCGTACATGTCTGTCAGTACCAACACACCGTCACCGCTGTCCAGCCGGGCGACCCGCTCACGCGCCCGGGCCAGCAGCAATTCGGGTTCGCAGTCCCCGGCCACAGGCATCACGCCGGCCAGCAGCGG
Encoded proteins:
- the mgtE gene encoding magnesium transporter, producing MPESPERAHSQEHLRSFTEALESGALNSVRRMLNGLYPAEIAHLLESLPAEERELAWELVSPDLEGDVLLHLSDDVRSGLIKEMAPHELVAASEHLETDDLVDFIQDLPAAVVEEVLRSMNAQDRERVEAVLSYDEDTAGGLMNTDTLTVRPDVTLDVVLRYLRWRGEIPEMTDSLIVVKRDDTYLGLLSLTDLLTQEPAHMVSEVMTTDVEPIEAHQSASDVAALFEHRDLVSAPVVDEQGRLLGRITVDDVVDVIRQEADHSLMSMAGLSEEEDMFAPVPQSARRRAVWLGVNLGTAFLASWVIGLFEATIQQVVALAVLMPIVASMGGIAGSQTLTLVIRGIALGQISAANAWDLFKKELAVGALNGLLWALVVGLVALVWFGDVAIGAIIALAMVTNLIIAAVAGATIPLLLRRLGVDPALAGSVVLTTVTDVVGFMVFLGTATVVLL
- a CDS encoding HPr family phosphocarrier protein; its protein translation is MIRVEVTIVNKLGLHARAAAKFVTTASAFQCRIHVLRGEQVVNGKSIMGLMMLAAARGTTLCIIADGNDEQAAVRRLEKLVADRFGEAE
- a CDS encoding M48 family peptidase, encoding MTELPPYTVRISARAKRLQLKVSGYGEVVVVVPRRMDPRHGDAFVARHAAWLRETLAGIAPPGKTELLPTRIALPALDRVWDVRYESATASCRDRLAATAATLQVPAGSSATQRALLQAWLSRQAKAALPPRLERLSRELGLPYAKVTVRAQKTRWGSCSARHHISLNRNLLFLEPELVRYLFIHELCHTVHLNHSPRYWALVATFAPDYRDRERALGHAMQQVPRWAAPGR
- a CDS encoding PTS sugar transporter subunit IIA; the encoded protein is MVGLLLITHNQIGEALMESATHMLGMCPLLAGVMPVAGDCEPELLLARARERVARLDSGDGVLVLTDMYGSTPSNIASSLADGDRVKVISGVNLPMLVRVMNYPELSLADLAVKAETGGRDGIFHCLS
- a CDS encoding 30S ribosomal protein S20, encoding MANSAQARKRARQAEVRRQRNAADRTQVRGAIKKVVLAVEAGDKDKAQAAYLAAVPVIDHMARKGIIHKNKAARHKSRLNQHIRGLGA